The genomic DNA AAGGAGGAACTCGACGCCGTAAACCGCCTCGACTTTAACCACTACTGTGAAAAACTGCTGCACTTCCGGGAGCAAAGGGAGGGCGTATGAGTGCTTTTGCTGCACGCCTTGAAACACTGCACGCCACTCGCCCGGTCACGGTGCTGGGTGCCGCGGTCATCGACGTGATCGCTGACGCCTATGCCCTGCCCTGGCGCGGGTGTGATATCGAACTTAAACAACAGGGTGTCAATATCGGCGGCTGTGCGCTGAATATTGCTATTGCGCTGAAACGGCTCGGGATCGCCGCGCAAAACGCGCTCCCCGTCGGCCATGGAGTGTGGGCAGACATCATCCGTAACGCCATGGCCAAACAGGATCTGCACAGCGTCGTCGAAGTAGAAACGGGCGACAACGGCTGGTGTCTGGCGCTGGTCGAACCGGACGGTGAGCGGACCTTTATGTCGTTTAGCGGCGTGGAGAACCAGTGGCAACAGCGCTGGCTGGATGCGCTGAACGTGCCGCCTGAAAGCCTGGTCTACCTCTCAGGCTATCAGCTGGCGTCACCGTGCGGAGAGCGTCTGACGGCCTGGCTGGAGGGCCTGGAAAACGTTACCGCGTTTATCGACTTTGGGCCGCGTATTGCCGATATCCCTGATGCGCTGATGGCGCGGATCATGGCCTGTAAGCCGATGGTATCGCTTAATCGCCAGGAAGCGGAGATGGCAGCGGGACGATTTGGCATGGAAGCTGAAACACTCGGCCCGCAGTGGCTACAGCGTTTTGGTTCTGCGCTGATTATTCGCCACGATAAAGACGGTGCCGCCTGGTTTGAGGGTGATAAATCGGGCTACGTTCCGGCGTTTCCCGCAACCGTCGTCGACACGATCGGTGCGGGCGACAGCCACGCCGGTGGCACGCTTGCCGGGCTGGCGGCAGGATGGTCGCTGGCTGATGCCGTTACGCTTGGCAATGCAGTGGCGGCCTGGGTCGTTAGCCACCGCGGCGGCGACTGCGCGCCAGGGCGCGAGGCGTTACTCCTCGCACACAAAGACGTATAAATCGCTACGGCAGTAGCTGATGCTGAACTCAATGGGCCGGTTCTGCTGATCAAGTGCAACCTGCTTGATCACCAGCACCGGGATTTTGTCATCCATGCGGATATGCGTCTGAAACTCGCTGTCCGGCATGCGGGCACTGACGCGTGAGCGGGTGCGTTGCGGGAAGATATTCTGGCTACGGAAGTAGTCATACAGGGAAATCCCAATTGCATCCGGATCGTGAATCAACCCTACCGGCACCCAGGACTCCTCAATCGATACGGCGTCATCATCCACATAGCGGATGCGCTTAAGCAAAAAGACCTCGCTCTCCGGCGGCACTGACAGCTGGCTGGCCACCTCTTCCGGGCATTTCACCACCCGTTTATTCACCCACAGCGTGTTGGGCTTTTTGCCGCGCAGCACCACCTGCTGAGAAAAACCGCGCGCTTCCTTGAGCGAGTATTCAAAGATGTTATTGATTTGCGTCCCGTAGCCGCGGGCGCGCGTCACTACGCCCTCGGCTTCCAGAGCCTGCATCGCTTTGCGCACGGTAATGCGCGACACGCCGGTTAACTGACTGAGATCGCGCTCGCCGGGCAGTATATTCCCATGCTCCAGCACCCCGTTGCGTACCGCGTTTTTTACCGTTTCGGCAAATTTCAGATACAGCGGCGTGTTGTCCGGGGCGGCAATGCGTTCATTCAGTTGGTCGATTAACCGGGTATGCGCTTGTTCCATCTCTGTTTTTCTCAGGCCTGGTGTGTGTTGCCAGTATACGGCTTACCACCAGGCATGAAAATGGTGTACCGGACCAATACCGTGACCAACCTCGAGAGTATCGGCTTTTGCCAGCGCTTCGGAGAGCCAGATTTTAGCGTCGCGGACCGTATCCCCCCAGTTGTCACGACGGGGGCGCAAAGCCGCCAGCGCGGCAGAGAGCGTGCAGCCGGTCCCGTGGGTGTTTTTGGTCTGTACCCGCGGGGCCGTGAAACGCAGCGCACCGTCGTGGGTAAACAACCAGTCAGGGCTTTCTTCATCATCAAGATGACCGCCTTTCATCAGCACGGCACCGCAGCCCATCGCCAGGAGCGCATTCCCCTGCTCTTTCATTTCGCGCTCATTTTGCGCGTGCGGCGCATCCAGCAGCGCAGCGGCTTCAGGCAGATTAGGCGTGATAAGCGCCACCTGCGGCAGCAGCTTACTTCGCAGCGTCTCGACGGCGGAGGCGGACAGCAGCGGGTCACCGCTTTTTGCCAGCATCACGGTATCCAGCACCACGTTTTGTACCTGGTAACGTTTAAGCCGTTCTGCCACCGCTTCAACAATGTCGGTCTCGGCCAGCATCCCAATCTTGGTGGTGTCGATTCGTACATCGCTGAAAACCGAATCCAGCTGTGCGGCGACAAAGTCCGGCTCAATGCGGTAAACCGACTGCACGCCACGCGTATTTTGCGCCACCAGCGCGGTAATCACCGAGCAGCCGTACGCCCCGAGTGCGGAGAACGTTTTCAAATCAGCCTGAATGCCCGCGCCGCCGCTTGGGTCGGTACCGGCAATGGTAAGGGCGTTAATCCGATTCATGCCCGTTCCTCCAGAGTGTAGAGCGCGTCGAGGAACGCGCTGGCAAAACTGCCGGGACCAACAGACCGGGCGACGGCCGCCGTTCCGGCACGTTTCATCCATCCGCAAGCGGCGGCAATGTTATCCAGCCGGTCACCGGGAAGCGAGCAGCTCGCCGCCACGACTGCCGAGAGCGCGCATCCCGTTCCCACCACGCGGGTCATCATCGGGTCACCGCCCACTACCGTGCGGGTGCGCTGCCCGTCGGTGACGTAATCCCGTTCACCGGTGACCACCACAATGGCATTCGTCTGGCGAGCCAGCGCCTGCGCGGCAGGCAACGCAGCCGCCGCCGTGTCGGTGGTATCGACGCCGCGCCCGCCCGCACTCATCCCGGCAAGGGCGAGAATTTCCGAGGCATTGCCGCGAATGGCCGCCGGTTTCAGGGCGAGGATTTGGTGGCAAAAACGGGTGCGGAACGTCAGCGCCCCTACGGCAACCGGGTCAAGCGTCCAGGGTTTCCCTGCGGCCACTGCACGCTCAATCGCCCGGCGCATCGACTGGGCGCGCGGCGCCGTCAGCGTCCCGACGTTAATCAGCAGGGCATCTGCGAGCGCGGCAAACTGCTCGGCCTCTTCGGCTTCAATCACCATAGCCGGAGAAGCGCCAAGCGCCAGTAACACATTGGCCGTAAAGGTCTGTACCACATCGTTGGTCATACAGTGGGTAAGTGGGGAACGGGTTCGAAACTGATGTAAAACGTGTAAATCGAGCAGGTCAGGCTGCATGGTATCGCTCCTGCCGTGCGTGAAGAAGCGATGACCGGGAAGGCATCTGACTTCCCTACGCTGGCATTATCCAGATCAGGTAATACGGGTATTTCTCAGCCCATCAGTGATGGGGCACCCCGAGTCATTGGTAAGAATTCACTTACATTTGGCAGATTAGGGGAAGAGTACCAGTGATGCAAGACCTGTTGATTTCTCGCTTTCACGATTTTGTTATACCAATCAGATGTAATGAGAAGCCTGTAACCGCTATGTCCGGGAATAAAAACAACCTGTCGTGACCCCGGTATTTTGCAGGTAATGTCGAGATAATGCGCTTAAAGGGCCTATCTGCCCCCCTTAACGTCCCTCAATGGCACGATTTGTCACACACTTTTCTCTCTTTTTACAGTCCTGACAAAATACGCGTAACCGGCTGTTTTTGTTTGGCATAAAGCGCAATTTTTATTCTTAAAATGAGGATATTCCCTCCCCCGTACCGCATGTCATAAAACAGTAAACAAATTAACCATTGAGCCTCGTGACAAAAGGCTCTATATTGGCGGCGTTTTTTTCAGGCCCCCATCTGTTTTTTAACTTTTTATTCAATCGTTGCTCATAACGAAGCGGCGGTTGTAGGAGTGATATGATGACGGATAAAGTCCGTATTGACACCGTAGATGCCCACAAAAGCAACGAAACCTATCTGGCCCGTCAGGCCGAGTTTGAATCTAACGTCAGGAGTTATCCGCGCAAACTGCCTTTAGCAATCACTAAAGCAGAAGGCGTGTGGATCACCGATGCAGACAATAAAGAATACCTTGACTGTTTAGCAGGCGCAGGCACCCTTGCGCTTGGACATAACCATCCTGATGTGCTGAAAAGCATCCAAAATGTCATTACCAGCGGCTTGCCGTTACATACTCTGGATCTGACTACGCCTCTGAAAGACGCGTTCTCAGAATATCTGCTCTCTCTGCTGCCTGGTCAGGGCAAAGAGTACTGCCTGCAGTTCACCGGTCCATCCGGTGCTGATGCCGTTGAAGCAGCGCTGAAACTGGCGAAAAAAGTGACCGGTCGTAGCGGTATCATCAGCTTCTCTGGTGGTTACCACGGTATGACTCACGGCGCACTGGCCGTTACCGGCAACCTGTCTCCGAAAGAAGCGGTTAACGGTATGATGCCAGAAGTGCAGTTCATGCCTTACCCACACCAGTACCGTTGCCCACTGGGTATCGGCGGTGAAGCGGGTGTGAAAGCGCTGACCTACTATTTCGAAAACCTGATCAACGACGTTGAAAGCGGCGTGCGTAAACCTGCGGCAGTGATCCTTGAAGCCGTTCAGGGTGAAGGCGGCGTGAACCCGGCTCCGGTTGAGTGGCTGCAGCGCATCCGTAAAGTGACTCAGGAACACGGCATTCTGCTGATCCTCGACGAAGTTCAGGCTGGCTTTGCCCGTACCGGTAAATTCTTCGCCTTCGAACACGCGGGCATTGAGCCAGACATCATCGTGATGTCTAAAGCGGTTGGCGGCGGTCTGCCACTGGCGGTACTCGGCATCAAAAAACAGTTCGATGCGTGGGCACCAGGCCACCACACCGGTACCTTCCGCGGCAACCAGCTGGCAATGGCAACCGGTCTGACAACGCTGAAAATCCTGAAAGACCAGAATATCGCGGGCAAAGTGGCCGCGCAGGGCGAATGGCTGAAAGGCCAGCTGAACGAGATGGCGAAACGCTATCCGGTTATCGGTCACGTTCGCGGCCTGGGCATGATGATCGGGATTGAGATCGTTAAGCCACACGAAGCGGCAGACCACATGGGTTGCTACCCGGGTGATGGCGAGCTGTCTGCACTGATTCAGAAGAAGTGCTTCGAAGCCGGCCTGATTCTGGAGCGCGGTGGTCGCAACGGTATTGTTCTGCGTCTGCTGCCTTCCCTGCTGATCAGCGATGATGAGCTGAAAGTCTTCCTGGATAAATTCGAGCAGGCGCTGCTTGCTGCGGGCGTTCGCCCGGCGTAACCGGAGTTGTTGAACACGATGTCAGATTCAAACCCAATTTTGTTCTCCTCTGCGCAGAGCATTGAAGCTTACCAGCAGGCGATTGAACAAAGCACTCAGGCTGTGATGCAGTGGCTGAAACAGCCTGAGATGTATCAGGGCAAAACGGTCGCGGAACTGCGCGACCGTATTAAGCTGGATTTCAACCCGAAAGGGCTGGGCAACGAAGCGGCGATTGAACGCGCCGTGGAGTTCTTCCTGAAAGACAGCCTGTCCGTTCATCACCCGCAGTGTGTGGCGCACCTGCACTGCCCAAGCCTGGTGGTTAGCCAGGCGGCGGAAGTACTGATTAACGCCACTAACCAGAGCATGGACTCCTGGGATCAAAGCCCGTCCGCAACCATCATTGAGATCAAGCTGATCGAATGGCTGCGTACCCGCGTGGGTTATCAGGCTGGCGACGCCGGTGTGTTCACCAGCGGCGGCACGCAGAGCAACCTGATGGGTCTGATGCTGGCCCGTGATGCGTTCTTCGCGCGTCAGGGTCATTCCGTTCAGCAGGACGGCCTGGTTGGCGATCTGCGTAAAATCCGCGTGCTGTGCTCTGAAAACGCACACTTCTCCGTGCAGAAGAACATGGCGCTGATGGGTCTGGGCTACCAGTCCGTCGTGCAGGTGAAAACGGATGAATTCTCGCGCATGGATCTCAACGATCTGGCAGCGAAAATTGAGCAGTGCAATGCTAATGGCGAGCAGATCCTGGCGATTGTTGCTACTGCCGGTACTACCGATGCAGGTGCAATCGATCCGCTGCGTGCCATTGCTGAACTGGCGGCGAAACAGAATATCTGGGTACACGTTGATGCGGCCTGGGGCGGCGCGCTGCTGATGTCCGAGCAGTATCGTCACTATCTGGACGGTATCGAGCTGGTGGATTCCGTTACTCTGGACTTCCACAAGCAGTTCTTCCAGACCATCAGCTGCGGTGCGTTCCTGCTCAAAGAAGCGCGCCACTATGAGCTGATGCGCTATCAGGCGGCCTATCTGAACTCTGAGTTCGATGAAGAAGCTGGCGTGCCTAACCTGGTGTCCAAATCTCTGCAGACGACCCGTCGTTTCGACGCGCTGAAGCTGTGGATGAGCCTGGAAGCGCTGGGTCAGGAACAATACGCGGCGATCATCGATCACGGTGTTACGCTGGCACAGCAGGTTGCGGCTTACGTGAAAGAGCAGCCTGCTCTGGAACTGGTTATGCAGCCGCAGCTGGCAAGCGTACTGTTCCGCTTCCGTGGACAGGTACAGATGGACAACGCGGGTATCGCCCTGCTGAACCAGAAAATTGGTGATGCGCTGCTGGAATCCGGCCGTGCTAACGTCGGCGTGACCGAGCATAACGGCGTCACCTGCCTGAAGCTGACTCTGCTGAACCCAACCGTGACCCTGGAGGACATTAAAGTCCTGCTGTCGCTGGTTGAGCGTACCGCACAGGAAGTTCTGGCGAAGTAATATCCAGCCCCTCTTCCGCCGGAAGAGGGGCTCTCTTTACAGCCCTGCCCACCACAGTCTGAGCTTCATTCCCCAGTAACTTGTCCACCCCGTAGTAGTACTGACCACTTTCCCCTTCGACACGATCACCAGCGTCGGTGTTACGCTCACCTGCCACGCCTGCGACAGCGCACCGTTGGCATCGTTAACCACCGGCATGACCAGGTGTTTCTTGTCGACCCAGCGCGCCAGCTTTGCATCGTCGCCGGAACGCATGGCGATACTCACGACGTTGCCACCCTGTTCTGCCAGCGTATTGACCGAGGGCGTCGTAAACCGGCAGATGCTGCACCAGGTTGCCCATACGTATATCAGCAGCGGGCGTTCCTGGCTGAGTGCCGTTATATCGTGGCTCTTTCCGTCGATGCTGTGCATCGGTGCAGCGCTAAAGCTGGCGGGGAGTGTGGGCTTGCGGTATTGATCCACGCCCCACATTACGGCCAGCGCGAGCAGAAAGAAGATGATTCCTTCCCGCGCCCAGCGGCGCAGTCGACTGAATTTGCGGTTTTCCATTGTGACCTCTTGATGAATCGACGGTCATCTTAGCGAGCAATGCGCCATCACGCTGTAAAGAAGTGTCGGGTCATTTCGTTCGCAACGTGTCGGCCATCAGCGTAAAGCAGGATTCGATAAGCGGAGGAAGCGGCTGCGGGGCGCGCATTAACGCCACCGTGCGGGCCAGGGCCGGTTGTTGAAGATGTACCACCCTGAGCTGCGGGTCCTGGAGGTGCGTGGTATAGAGCTGCGGTAAAATCGCCACGGCGAGTTTCGAGCGCACCAGACCATACAAAGTTTCGATGTAGTCCACCTGATAGCGTGTCGGCAACGACAAACGGTGGCTTTCCGCGAGCGCCGCAACCAGACGCTGAATATTACCTTTTGAGAACACGGCGATATCCCGCCCTGCCAGTTGCTTCCAGGGCAGGTGCGCCGACGCGGCCAGCGGATCGTCGCTGTGAATGACCGCGACAAACGGGTCATCCTGTAAGGGAAACACGTTCAGCTGGTCGGGAACCGAGTTATCGAGCGCACCAATGCCGAAATCAATCTGCCCTTTCAGCAGCTGGGCCACCAGCGCATCGTTGGTTTGATCGTGAAATTCCACCCTGAGGCGGGGAAAAGCCTGCGCGAGCGTTCGGGGCAACAAGGGGAACAGCAGCGAACTCACGGAAGGGATCAGCCCGATACGCACCGTACCTTCTCCGCCCGCCTGAACAATGTGCTGCATGTCGTCAAACGCAAGCTGCGCCACGCTGAGCACCCGCTGCGCGTGCGGCAGGATGGCATTGCCAAGCTCCGTCAACGTCACGGCCGAGGCGGTCCGGTTAACCAGTTTGCCCCCAAGCACCGTCTCGATTTGCCGCAACGCACTGCTGAGCGCCGGCTGGCTGATAGCCAGTTTGCTGGCGGTATCAGTAAAATGACGCAGCTGCGCCAGAGTGACAAAATACTGTAGC from Enterobacter ludwigii includes the following:
- a CDS encoding PfkB family carbohydrate kinase yields the protein MSAFAARLETLHATRPVTVLGAAVIDVIADAYALPWRGCDIELKQQGVNIGGCALNIAIALKRLGIAAQNALPVGHGVWADIIRNAMAKQDLHSVVEVETGDNGWCLALVEPDGERTFMSFSGVENQWQQRWLDALNVPPESLVYLSGYQLASPCGERLTAWLEGLENVTAFIDFGPRIADIPDALMARIMACKPMVSLNRQEAEMAAGRFGMEAETLGPQWLQRFGSALIIRHDKDGAAWFEGDKSGYVPAFPATVVDTIGAGDSHAGGTLAGLAAGWSLADAVTLGNAVAAWVVSHRGGDCAPGREALLLAHKDV
- a CDS encoding GntR family transcriptional regulator encodes the protein MEQAHTRLIDQLNERIAAPDNTPLYLKFAETVKNAVRNGVLEHGNILPGERDLSQLTGVSRITVRKAMQALEAEGVVTRARGYGTQINNIFEYSLKEARGFSQQVVLRGKKPNTLWVNKRVVKCPEEVASQLSVPPESEVFLLKRIRYVDDDAVSIEESWVPVGLIHDPDAIGISLYDYFRSQNIFPQRTRSRVSARMPDSEFQTHIRMDDKIPVLVIKQVALDQQNRPIEFSISYCRSDLYVFVCEE
- the thiD gene encoding bifunctional hydroxymethylpyrimidine kinase/phosphomethylpyrimidine kinase, translated to MNRINALTIAGTDPSGGAGIQADLKTFSALGAYGCSVITALVAQNTRGVQSVYRIEPDFVAAQLDSVFSDVRIDTTKIGMLAETDIVEAVAERLKRYQVQNVVLDTVMLAKSGDPLLSASAVETLRSKLLPQVALITPNLPEAAALLDAPHAQNEREMKEQGNALLAMGCGAVLMKGGHLDDEESPDWLFTHDGALRFTAPRVQTKNTHGTGCTLSAALAALRPRRDNWGDTVRDAKIWLSEALAKADTLEVGHGIGPVHHFHAWW
- the thiM gene encoding hydroxyethylthiazole kinase, whose product is MQPDLLDLHVLHQFRTRSPLTHCMTNDVVQTFTANVLLALGASPAMVIEAEEAEQFAALADALLINVGTLTAPRAQSMRRAIERAVAAGKPWTLDPVAVGALTFRTRFCHQILALKPAAIRGNASEILALAGMSAGGRGVDTTDTAAAALPAAQALARQTNAIVVVTGERDYVTDGQRTRTVVGGDPMMTRVVGTGCALSAVVAASCSLPGDRLDNIAAACGWMKRAGTAAVARSVGPGSFASAFLDALYTLEERA
- a CDS encoding diaminobutyrate--2-oxoglutarate transaminase, with the translated sequence MMTDKVRIDTVDAHKSNETYLARQAEFESNVRSYPRKLPLAITKAEGVWITDADNKEYLDCLAGAGTLALGHNHPDVLKSIQNVITSGLPLHTLDLTTPLKDAFSEYLLSLLPGQGKEYCLQFTGPSGADAVEAALKLAKKVTGRSGIISFSGGYHGMTHGALAVTGNLSPKEAVNGMMPEVQFMPYPHQYRCPLGIGGEAGVKALTYYFENLINDVESGVRKPAAVILEAVQGEGGVNPAPVEWLQRIRKVTQEHGILLILDEVQAGFARTGKFFAFEHAGIEPDIIVMSKAVGGGLPLAVLGIKKQFDAWAPGHHTGTFRGNQLAMATGLTTLKILKDQNIAGKVAAQGEWLKGQLNEMAKRYPVIGHVRGLGMMIGIEIVKPHEAADHMGCYPGDGELSALIQKKCFEAGLILERGGRNGIVLRLLPSLLISDDELKVFLDKFEQALLAAGVRPA
- a CDS encoding pyridoxal phosphate-dependent decarboxylase family protein, with the translated sequence MSDSNPILFSSAQSIEAYQQAIEQSTQAVMQWLKQPEMYQGKTVAELRDRIKLDFNPKGLGNEAAIERAVEFFLKDSLSVHHPQCVAHLHCPSLVVSQAAEVLINATNQSMDSWDQSPSATIIEIKLIEWLRTRVGYQAGDAGVFTSGGTQSNLMGLMLARDAFFARQGHSVQQDGLVGDLRKIRVLCSENAHFSVQKNMALMGLGYQSVVQVKTDEFSRMDLNDLAAKIEQCNANGEQILAIVATAGTTDAGAIDPLRAIAELAAKQNIWVHVDAAWGGALLMSEQYRHYLDGIELVDSVTLDFHKQFFQTISCGAFLLKEARHYELMRYQAAYLNSEFDEEAGVPNLVSKSLQTTRRFDALKLWMSLEALGQEQYAAIIDHGVTLAQQVAAYVKEQPALELVMQPQLASVLFRFRGQVQMDNAGIALLNQKIGDALLESGRANVGVTEHNGVTCLKLTLLNPTVTLEDIKVLLSLVERTAQEVLAK
- a CDS encoding protein disulfide oxidoreductase, whose translation is MENRKFSRLRRWAREGIIFFLLALAVMWGVDQYRKPTLPASFSAAPMHSIDGKSHDITALSQERPLLIYVWATWCSICRFTTPSVNTLAEQGGNVVSIAMRSGDDAKLARWVDKKHLVMPVVNDANGALSQAWQVSVTPTLVIVSKGKVVSTTTGWTSYWGMKLRLWWAGL
- a CDS encoding LysR family transcriptional regulator — its product is MMTEPWQRLPALSLRQLQYFVTLAQLRHFTDTASKLAISQPALSSALRQIETVLGGKLVNRTASAVTLTELGNAILPHAQRVLSVAQLAFDDMQHIVQAGGEGTVRIGLIPSVSSLLFPLLPRTLAQAFPRLRVEFHDQTNDALVAQLLKGQIDFGIGALDNSVPDQLNVFPLQDDPFVAVIHSDDPLAASAHLPWKQLAGRDIAVFSKGNIQRLVAALAESHRLSLPTRYQVDYIETLYGLVRSKLAVAILPQLYTTHLQDPQLRVVHLQQPALARTVALMRAPQPLPPLIESCFTLMADTLRTK